In Pyrus communis chromosome 11, drPyrComm1.1, whole genome shotgun sequence, the sequence CATCAGGTAGTTTGGCGTTCTGTTTGATGGTGGCGACGGTGGTGGCGTTATGCGACGAGGCGAGGACAGCAGAGGCAGTGACATGCAGTCCGTTGGAATTGAGTCCATGCCTGGAGGCTATAAGGTCAGGGGCACCACCTTCAGCCACATGCTGCGAGAAACTGAAGGAGCAGCAACCTTGCTTCTGTGAATACATCAAGAACCCAGTCCTCAAGCCATACATTGACAACCCCAACGCCAAAAAAGTTGCTTCTGCCTGCGGCGTTCCCTTCCCTCAATGCTAGTCACTCACCTTCGGAGATCATGAAGAAAGTAATAATACATCTtacttaaatattttaataaaaaagaatgatGAACTAATGTCATTGTTCATGTGTGGCTACCATGTACCATCAATCATTGTACTATGATGAGAAAAAACGGTACTCagttaatgaaaaatgtttgattgcatcaattACAGGTGATGAATTGTGTTGGTGGTTACGATCTTTCTTTTTAGTTTACTATGTCTTCGGTAGTAAAAttctttgtatttaaaaaacatttgtgtctaactaaaaattatttatttatgatttatcatAAAAAAGGATACCACGTAGAAAAagatttatgtttcattcatttccaaatataACATTTATAGTTGGTCGAAATACACAATCTAATTACAATACAATGAACCTAATTCTTACAATGAGCCTAATTCATACAATGCACTTAATTTAGAAGATTACGAAGAGATTTTAAGAAGTGAGACAATCTCgctaatacacacacacacacacacagggCCTGCCCTAAGGGAAGCAAGTGGTGCCACCACACAAGGCTCTCAAAAGGGAAGGGCCCCggatttttcaaatttgcatgcatatacgtatatatagtaGTATTGTTGAATATTACAAACTTGAGTCTTAGTGCAAATAGTATTTTTGCTACTTTACATCGGCCTAGGGGATGGGTTCGAAACTCATCTCCATCatttttttcagtttatttttatttaatgcaTAAGCAttcacaaaataatataaaacttctacacaataacatgaaaattcaaaccctaaccctctaaatagttaaaaaaaacaatataccacctttccacttgttgatttgttaattttgtttgtgCTATTAGAATTTTCGAAGctcaaatgaaaactaaaaaaaaatttgaacaaaaaaaataaaaaaataaaattcttagTACTTTTTAGGGTCTCCAATTCACTTTCGTACAGGCCCCTGAAATCTCAAGACCGACTCTGCgtgtgtatatatttatgtaataatttaattataactTGGCATTCTATATAATCAACCATAATCCTCAAAATTCATGATTTTGGATCCGAATGTGGAAGAGCTAGCTGCTTTTGAGTGAGGCGCGGGTGGAGCTTGGTATTTTGCTTTCTTTGAGTAGCATTAGCGTTGGGGGTTTCGGGCATGATATTGCCATGATGAATACTCATAAAGGTCAATCAAATTTAAGACTTTTGTACGTCTAGGTGAATGCTTTTAATCAACTGAATTATAATCTCTTTACAATATTTTAGTTACCAATTCATGAGGTTAGAATTGCTACTTGATCAGTTGAAGCTAGGACTTGATCATATTAATGGCTTGTGTTTGTGAGTGCAAAACATAGTTTAATTATTATTCAACCCATTTAATTAGTCATTTTGAGCAGCGGTTAGCTCAAAGATCCTATAAAATTCTTGTTCATTTCTGGTTGTGTTGTCTTTAGTGTAAAATTTCGTTACCTTAACTAAACTAGACTGACATAGTACATACTGAATGAAGAATGTTTTACTAACAAACCCCACAGCTCACCTAGTAGAACAacacaatgttttttttttttttttttttttttcggttttatttttgttatgttgTTCCTTACACTCTACACAAAATTTTACTCTACCTTTCGATACACTCTTAAATGTTGTACTTTTCGCCGTTAATAATTATATTCTTTGCTGCCAATTCTTTATGCATTCAGAAGGTATCTTCTTTCATTTATGTTATTTGTAGGTTTTCGTTGAAAAATAGGGAATTGGAGATTAAGCGAAACATAATGTTTGATAGCAAGCGagtaaaataatattaaatgggGAAAAGTGAACAAACCGGTCTGGGTGGTGTAGTCGGTTATCACGCTAGTCTCACACACTAGAGGTCCCCGGTTCGAACCCGGGCTCAGACAtctatattattttttactttgtttttacCCAACGTAATGACTTACTCTGTTGGGATGCAGATGTGTCATCTAACTGCTCACATTTTTCAAGTAACCCTGTGTAGTTTGataacataaatttatcaatTGACGTAAAATGTACAGTTCACTTGCCATACCAACACGGTGCAAATATGTGGTCTCTTTATATGATCCTTCTCGTAAATTCGTAATGGTCGATTTGTTCATTTTTGTAGTTTCTTTTTTGGGCCGTAGCCCGTCCAATCCAATGTTccaaaacaataacaaaatatgGCCTGGCCCACACAGAACTTTGTTTTGGCGGGAAGAGATTCCCTCCATGTGAAATTTCCAAATTCCGAATGCCCTCCTCCCCAAAACCTCAGAACCTCGTATGCTGTATACATTCCgatctctctcaatctctcagACCAAGTAGAGAAACGAAATGCCCCAGGAGGACGCGCAACTGACATCGGCAAAAAAGGCTTACCGGAACACAAAGGCGGTGGGGAACCACGAGGAGGAGGGTCGGTGGGCAAACGCAATCGGCGACATGTTGAAGAAGAGAGGGGAGTACGTGGCAGCCCTGGAGTGGCTCCGGATCGACTACCACGCCTCCGTCAAATACTTGCCCCAAAAACATTGCCTCCCCACCTGTCAGTCTATGGGAGAGCATATCTTCGCCCTTGTGCTTCAAAGAGGCTCTTGTTTATCAGGTAACTTCTCGATTTGGGTTCGATTCGTGCGAATTTCATTTCGATTGCAGTGTTCAGTTTTGTTTCCCCtaattgtatttatttatattttgtcgACAGTGGGGAGGTtttttggttgctgagaaatttggggaaaacgaaaacaaaataaGGGATTTGGGTGAAACGGTAACCAACTTCTTATTTTGATGGAAAAAATGAGTTGAGTGGAGGGTTTAGTGAGAAAATGCATGAAAGTGAAAGGGGTGAAATTGCTGAGCTcaagttttttggtttgttgaaattttttaggaAAGAGTCAAAGACCCATTGAGATTTTCATATGGTTACCATCAGGGGAATTGAATTGTTTGgcatttcttattttgtttattttggaaTGGTTGTATGATTTGTACTTTTGAGGGAATTTTTTTTGAGACTTTACCTGTTTTTGCTGCAGAAAAAACGTTTACAGCTTGCTGACGACGAGGTAATGGAAGACGATGCTGGGCGCAGCAGGCTCCATCACAACATTGGAAACGTTTACCTAAAGCTGAGGATGTGGGATAATGCTCGAGAACACATTGAGAAGAACACTATGATATGTAGAAGAATTGAGCATTGTCAAGGAGAGGCAAAGGGGTACATTAATCTTGGTGAATTGCATTACCTAATTCAGAAGTATGAGGAAGCTATCCATTGCTACTAAAAAGCACTTGAACTGGCAAAATCAATGGAAGATGAGGATGCTTTACTCAGGCAAATTGATCAAAATATTGAAACGGTAGAAGATGCCAGGAAATTAATGGATGAGCTGGAGAAAGAAGAGCAGAATCTCAAAAAGCTAACAAGAGACATGGCAATTGCAAGAGGCACACCATGTGTCTGCTGCAGCAAATTGCTTCTCTTGATTGTCTGATTGAGAAATCAAGGATGATCTTTGCCTGGCCAAAGGTACATACTTGACTCAATATGTCTTCCTCACTCTCTACTCTTTTGAACTGTATGTTGTTCATTTACTCACTTGTTTCTATCTTAAATGTAACTTTGTTGGTAGAAAAGAATTTCTGTTATATTTTAGTACGGcatagagcatatatatatatatacatatatatatgtatgtatgtaactatgtatatattttcttcCGCATTCCTAAGTTCTCTTTCAGTAGACCAATTGGGTTGGGATATGGTCTTCAAGGGTGCTTTTTCATCAAATTTATTTCCAATTCCAATTCGCTGGATAGATTTGCTTTGTTGGGTGTTTTTTTGGGCCATGTGGTTTGCACAATTAGTTATATTTCTCTAGAACTGTAAAAACTCATTTACATCCTGCTTTTTTCTttggttggaacttggaaggaCATGGTGGTGACAAATCTTGTTGGTATTATATGCTGTTAGGGAGGTCTCTGGGATGATTATTTAGATAGCGGTTATTTCATGGACGTCATTCTTTTTGGAATTGGAAGTTAACGAAGAAGCTTTCCAATCACCATGCTGAGCACAAAACCCTCTTGGTTGCATGCAAAGGAAATTGTGTAATACAAACTTTTGATATCATAAACACCTGTCAGTAATTAGCTCACATTGCTTTTAATGCtctgtttcatttattattGCAGTCTAATAATTTTGATTGGCAGTCTAATAATTTTGATTGACAACTTGCCAtaacagaaaattcaaaatGCATTTCCACATGACGAAGTTGTAGGTTTTGTTGTAGGGTGTGGCCCGTGTGGAGAGTATACTTAGGATcaacatattaaaaataaattccaGAAAATAAGAGGAATATCATCTTTTCATAGTTCATCAATAGAGTACATAGGTGTTTAAATAGACAGCAATACACCAGTTTTCCTAGTATTATTCTCTAGAATCATCCTTATTTGAAATGTTCATGATTAGTAGTTTTCCAAACCAGAACCAGCTTGTTTCTCAGACTTAACAGAGTCAATGCTGGAGGGCTTGAGTTAAACACTGTGTTTTTAGGCCCTTTAATTTTCGCATTAAGTAATTGTCATTAAGAACCTTAAGGATAGTAATTGGTCACAATGCACATTTTAGTTCAATTCAAGTTTCCCTTCACTTTTATAAACTGCTGCAATTATTTACTATCATCGTCATCACAATTTACATGGTTTATGATATCTTGCTATGATTTTCAAATATTTAAGAATTATTTTATTCATCTGAAAAGTTCAATAGTCCCATGTAATACCATGTGTCCTAATGGTTCTCAGGGGGTTCACAAccgagagaagaagaaaaaattccaAATGAATTGATTGAAATTTATTTGTGAGCGAGGATTTGTATTAGAGGCTTATATGAAAGAAAGTTCATTTTGACTCTTAAGTACCCCAAGGTGTTTGTGAAACAGTCATGTAACCAATCCCAGTCTTTGGGCTTTGTTGAGTTTGTTTCCATATAGGAGCTGGTAGTAATTACTCTAGCTCTTAAGGTACACTACCATTCATTTGTAAATTTGTGTATAATTGTATAAAGCCATCTGGCAACAAACAAAAGGCGGAGAGAGTCAAAGTTCACCCTTGCTTACAGTCTTTCTTGCATAAACTTAATACATGGGAAAACATGTATATGAATCATTCAAAGAAGTCAGCTTAAGCTTTAACATGAAATTTTTTGCAATGTTGGTTAGATACCTGAACCAAAGAAGTTGCACTAAATCGGTTGAAGTGGAGATCCAACGTCAATCTAGCATATTTTTGGCATGATGAAGTGATTACTTGTTGCAGTTTGTTCATTGTACCATTTCCTGGGAAACAATGAGGCCAATAAACAGTTAATACTGCCCACAATTCCTGGgaaaatgttttagtaaatgaaAGAAGGCCTGAGTCCAGGTGAAGAATGTTTAACAGAAAGGCTGCTAAATACTTTCTAGTCCAGAAGCAACTCTTTTGAATCTAAATAAGCGTAGGCTAGAAATCACATGCTATTAGTAACCTAACTCATTGTGAGAAAGGTCTACCATTGCAAATGTTTTATTGGCATGCAGGGCATCCAACAATGGCATTAATGAAAAGTCTTGCAGTCCGCAATCGGACACATAAACATCATCATCTGAAACCTGAAAGACAAAAATATGAGTTTATCATCCCGCAATAGATTGTGGAATACAGAACAAGGATGTCCTTACTCGATTTTCCTCTAGCCTTACCTCCTGCTCATAGAGTTTCTTAAGCAGCTTCATATTGCGTGTCACAGATGACTTATAGCAGCAATCAGTGTATAGTTTTATCAACCTCTTTTGAACCCAGGTAACAGGTAAAATTGGATTGGCTATTAACATAATGGAAAGAAGTTGGAAAACAATACATTTCCTTATAGAATCTTTTATGTTATTGCAACAAAAAATATACAACTTTAAATCTAAAATCatgaatttcaacaaaaaacaagaagtttTGAAGAAAACAGGATAttaatatgagagagagagagagagagagagagagagagcagtaAAACACAATGGTGCCAAACTATAAGGATAAACCTCGAGAagttttagaatttaattaGGCATTGTTTTAGATACATGAAATGAACTAAAGGAGCGTATAAAAAGTTCCATATGCAGGCAAGCTTAACCATGTCTAAGCTACTTGGCCAGAATTTGTAATGCGCCACTGAGACAAAGAGTCCTACTCTTTAATTGTGAAAATCATCACCTTTAGTATGATTATTTCAGCAACAACACCTCGGTATGTGCCACAATATATATGACCATACTGCAAAGTTATTTCAAACACAACTACCTAGTTTTGGATGGTGAAAATGTTTAAAGAACCATTCAAATGCTTTCCTTCTGTTTTTTAAAGAtgaatacaaataaaataaaaatctctgTATGAAATAACATATCCGCTGCAGTTCAGTGAATCATATTATAGGCCAACATTTTGATGACATAAATACTAGCAACTAGAAACATGCTAAACTCAACTAATGCCTACCCTCTGATCTTCTTTCGATAGGAAGCCGTAAGTAGTATAAGCATGCTGGTACAGTCTTGACAGACTCAATGCTTAACATATCAGAAAATGTGCCATAATCCAAATATATTAGGTCTCTGTCAATCTTGAATGTAATTTATTGCTGCAATTAACAAAGAAGACCACAATTTAGTAAATAATATAACTAAAACAGTGGCAACAAGGTATCAGAGACATAGAACCAGATTGAACCAT encodes:
- the LOC137707772 gene encoding non-specific lipid-transfer protein 2-like, which produces MKLSSGSLAFCLMVATVVALCDEARTAEAVTCSPLELSPCLEAIRSGAPPSATCCEKLKEQQPCFCEYIKNPVLKPYIDNPNAKKVASACGVPFPQC